A part of Gambusia affinis linkage group LG21, SWU_Gaff_1.0, whole genome shotgun sequence genomic DNA contains:
- the sugct gene encoding succinate--hydroxymethylglutarate CoA-transferase isoform X2 yields MSESFRALRSIMRARYRSGFRVLIRRNQAPKYPGSRRWGSDANSESARPLDGVRVLDLTRVLAGPFATMILGDLGAEVIKVERPGGGDDTRTWGPPFVASESVYFLSVNRNKKSIAVDLKHRRGAEVIQQLAGYGQTGPQARSPGYDSIASAVSGMMHITGPEDGEPVRPGVAMTDLATGLYAHGAVMAALLHRQKTGRGSHIDCNLLSAQVSCLSHIAANYLNAGKEAKRWGTAHESIVPYQGFRTRDGHLVLAAANDRQFVTVCQVLELQDLAADPNYRTNQLRVQNRKQLLQILSQRFLQQSSADWLRRFQGSGVPVGPINSIQEVFSEPQVKHNGLIQEMEHPTAGRITVPGPAVRFSSFPPSGPTPPPLIGQHTIQVLRDTLSYSDDVIKELLESRAVAQNEVF; encoded by the exons ATGTCTGAAAGCTTCAGGGCTTTACGCAGCATCATGAGGGCTCGGTACCGTTCGGGCTTCAGAGTGCTCATCCGGCGGAACCAGGCTCCAAAGTATCCGGGCAGCAGGCGGTGGGGCTCGGACGCAAACTCAG AATCTGCTCGGCCACTAGATGGCGTCAGAGTGCTGGATCTGACCAG GGTTCTGGCTGGTCCGTTTGCCACCATGATCCTAGGAGACCTGGGAGCAGAGGTGATCAAGGTGGAGAGGCCAG GTGGAGGAGACGACACCAGAACCTGGGGCCCGCCGTTTGTCGCCTCAGAGAGCGTCTACTTCCTGAGCGTCAACCGGAACAAGAAG AGCATCGCAGTGGACCTGAAGCACCGCAGAGGAGCAGAGGTCATCCAGCAG cttGCAG GTTACGGCCAGACAGGCCCTCAGGCCCGGAGTCCAGGCTACGACTCCATCGCCTCGGCCGTGTCGGGGATGATGCACATCACCGGGCCGGAG GACGGGGAGCCCGTGCGTCCCGGCGTCGCCATGACGGACCTGGCCACGGGGCTGTACGCGCACGGAGCAGTCATGGCTGCCTTGCTGCACAGACAGaagacaggaagaggaagtcACATCGACTGCAACCTGCTGTCTGCTCAg GTGTCCTGCCTCAGCCACATCGCTGCCAACTACCTGAATGCAGGAAAGGAGGCCAAGCGCTGGGGGACGGCCCACGAGAGCATCGTACCGTACCAG GGCTTCAGAACCAGAGACGGACACCTGGTTCTGGCTGCAGCCAACGACAGGCAGTTTGTCACGGTGTGCCAG GTTCTGGAGCTGCAGGATCTCGCTGCCGACCCAAACTACAGAACCAACCAGCTGAGGGTCCAGAACCggaagcagctgctgcagattctGTCCCAGAG GTTCCTGCAGCAGAGctctgctgattggctgaggagGTTCCAGGGCTCAGGTGTTCCGGTCGGACCAATCAACAGCATCCAGGAAGTGTTTTCAGAGCCGCAG GTGAAACACAATGGACTGATCCAGGAGATGGAGCATCCGACGGCGGGACGGATCACCGTACCGg gtcCAGCTGTGCGCTTCAGCAGCTTCCCCCCGAGCGGGCCGACGCCCCCTCCTTTGATTGGTCAACACACAATCCAGGTGCTAAGGGACACCTTGTCCTACAGTGATGATGTCATCAAGGAGCTGCTGGAGTCCAGGGCGGTGGCTCAGAACGAAgtgttctga
- the sugct gene encoding succinate--hydroxymethylglutarate CoA-transferase isoform X4 — protein sequence MSESFRALRSIMRARYRSGFRVLIRRNQAPKYPGSRRWGSDANSESARPLDGVRVLDLTRVLAGPFATMILGDLGAEVIKVERPGGGDDTRTWGPPFVASESVYFLSVNRNKKSIAVDLKHRRGAEVIQQLAGVCDVLMENFLPGNLPQLGLGYAELSRINPGLVYCSVSGYGQTGPQARSPGYDSIASAVSGMMHITGPEDGEPVRPGVAMTDLATGLYAHGAVMAALLHRQKTGRGSHIDCNLLSAQVSCLSHIAANYLNAGKEAKRWGTAHESIVPYQGFRTRDGHLVLAAANDRQFVTVCQVLELQDLAADPNYRTNQLRVQNRKQLLQILSQRFLQQSSADWLRRFQGSGVPVGPINSIQEVFSEPQVQLCASAASPRAGRRPLL from the exons ATGTCTGAAAGCTTCAGGGCTTTACGCAGCATCATGAGGGCTCGGTACCGTTCGGGCTTCAGAGTGCTCATCCGGCGGAACCAGGCTCCAAAGTATCCGGGCAGCAGGCGGTGGGGCTCGGACGCAAACTCAG AATCTGCTCGGCCACTAGATGGCGTCAGAGTGCTGGATCTGACCAG GGTTCTGGCTGGTCCGTTTGCCACCATGATCCTAGGAGACCTGGGAGCAGAGGTGATCAAGGTGGAGAGGCCAG GTGGAGGAGACGACACCAGAACCTGGGGCCCGCCGTTTGTCGCCTCAGAGAGCGTCTACTTCCTGAGCGTCAACCGGAACAAGAAG AGCATCGCAGTGGACCTGAAGCACCGCAGAGGAGCAGAGGTCATCCAGCAG cttGCAGGTGTGTGTGACGTCCTGATGGAGAACTTCCTGCCAGGGAATCTTCCTCAGTTGGGTTTAGGATACGCTGAGCTCAGCAGAATCAACCCAGGCCTCGTCTACTGCTCTGTATCAG GTTACGGCCAGACAGGCCCTCAGGCCCGGAGTCCAGGCTACGACTCCATCGCCTCGGCCGTGTCGGGGATGATGCACATCACCGGGCCGGAG GACGGGGAGCCCGTGCGTCCCGGCGTCGCCATGACGGACCTGGCCACGGGGCTGTACGCGCACGGAGCAGTCATGGCTGCCTTGCTGCACAGACAGaagacaggaagaggaagtcACATCGACTGCAACCTGCTGTCTGCTCAg GTGTCCTGCCTCAGCCACATCGCTGCCAACTACCTGAATGCAGGAAAGGAGGCCAAGCGCTGGGGGACGGCCCACGAGAGCATCGTACCGTACCAG GGCTTCAGAACCAGAGACGGACACCTGGTTCTGGCTGCAGCCAACGACAGGCAGTTTGTCACGGTGTGCCAG GTTCTGGAGCTGCAGGATCTCGCTGCCGACCCAAACTACAGAACCAACCAGCTGAGGGTCCAGAACCggaagcagctgctgcagattctGTCCCAGAG GTTCCTGCAGCAGAGctctgctgattggctgaggagGTTCCAGGGCTCAGGTGTTCCGGTCGGACCAATCAACAGCATCCAGGAAGTGTTTTCAGAGCCGCAG gtcCAGCTGTGCGCTTCAGCAGCTTCCCCCCGAGCGGGCCGACGCCCCCTCCTTTGA
- the sugct gene encoding succinate--hydroxymethylglutarate CoA-transferase isoform X3, translating to MSESFRALRSIMRARYRSGFRVLIRRNQAPKYPGSRRWGSDANSESARPLDGVRVLDLTRVLAGPFATMILGDLGAEVIKVERPGGGDDTRTWGPPFVASESVYFLSVNRNKKSIAVDLKHRRGAEVIQQLAGVCDVLMENFLPGNLPQLGLGYAELSRINPGLVYCSVSGYGQTGPQARSPGYDSIASAVSGMMHITGPEDGEPVRPGVAMTDLATGLYAHGAVMAALLHRQKTGRGSHIDCNLLSAQVSCLSHIAANYLNAGKEAKRWGTAHESIVPYQGFRTRDGHLVLAAANDRQFVTVCQVLELQDLAADPNYRTNQLRVQNRKQLLQILSQRFLQQSSADWLRRFQGSGVPVGPINSIQEVFSEPQICVVEDGRCFTEVFLDAAMRPHPAIIYERTLN from the exons ATGTCTGAAAGCTTCAGGGCTTTACGCAGCATCATGAGGGCTCGGTACCGTTCGGGCTTCAGAGTGCTCATCCGGCGGAACCAGGCTCCAAAGTATCCGGGCAGCAGGCGGTGGGGCTCGGACGCAAACTCAG AATCTGCTCGGCCACTAGATGGCGTCAGAGTGCTGGATCTGACCAG GGTTCTGGCTGGTCCGTTTGCCACCATGATCCTAGGAGACCTGGGAGCAGAGGTGATCAAGGTGGAGAGGCCAG GTGGAGGAGACGACACCAGAACCTGGGGCCCGCCGTTTGTCGCCTCAGAGAGCGTCTACTTCCTGAGCGTCAACCGGAACAAGAAG AGCATCGCAGTGGACCTGAAGCACCGCAGAGGAGCAGAGGTCATCCAGCAG cttGCAGGTGTGTGTGACGTCCTGATGGAGAACTTCCTGCCAGGGAATCTTCCTCAGTTGGGTTTAGGATACGCTGAGCTCAGCAGAATCAACCCAGGCCTCGTCTACTGCTCTGTATCAG GTTACGGCCAGACAGGCCCTCAGGCCCGGAGTCCAGGCTACGACTCCATCGCCTCGGCCGTGTCGGGGATGATGCACATCACCGGGCCGGAG GACGGGGAGCCCGTGCGTCCCGGCGTCGCCATGACGGACCTGGCCACGGGGCTGTACGCGCACGGAGCAGTCATGGCTGCCTTGCTGCACAGACAGaagacaggaagaggaagtcACATCGACTGCAACCTGCTGTCTGCTCAg GTGTCCTGCCTCAGCCACATCGCTGCCAACTACCTGAATGCAGGAAAGGAGGCCAAGCGCTGGGGGACGGCCCACGAGAGCATCGTACCGTACCAG GGCTTCAGAACCAGAGACGGACACCTGGTTCTGGCTGCAGCCAACGACAGGCAGTTTGTCACGGTGTGCCAG GTTCTGGAGCTGCAGGATCTCGCTGCCGACCCAAACTACAGAACCAACCAGCTGAGGGTCCAGAACCggaagcagctgctgcagattctGTCCCAGAG GTTCCTGCAGCAGAGctctgctgattggctgaggagGTTCCAGGGCTCAGGTGTTCCGGTCGGACCAATCAACAGCATCCAGGAAGTGTTTTCAGAGCCGCAG ATTTGTGTCGTAGAGGATGGACGGTGTTTTACAGAGGTGTTCCTGGATGCAGCCATGAGGCCACACCCTGCCATCATCTATGAAAGAACTTTAAACTAA
- the sugct gene encoding succinate--hydroxymethylglutarate CoA-transferase isoform X1, producing MSESFRALRSIMRARYRSGFRVLIRRNQAPKYPGSRRWGSDANSESARPLDGVRVLDLTRVLAGPFATMILGDLGAEVIKVERPGGGDDTRTWGPPFVASESVYFLSVNRNKKSIAVDLKHRRGAEVIQQLAGVCDVLMENFLPGNLPQLGLGYAELSRINPGLVYCSVSGYGQTGPQARSPGYDSIASAVSGMMHITGPEDGEPVRPGVAMTDLATGLYAHGAVMAALLHRQKTGRGSHIDCNLLSAQVSCLSHIAANYLNAGKEAKRWGTAHESIVPYQGFRTRDGHLVLAAANDRQFVTVCQVLELQDLAADPNYRTNQLRVQNRKQLLQILSQRFLQQSSADWLRRFQGSGVPVGPINSIQEVFSEPQVKHNGLIQEMEHPTAGRITVPGPAVRFSSFPPSGPTPPPLIGQHTIQVLRDTLSYSDDVIKELLESRAVAQNEVF from the exons ATGTCTGAAAGCTTCAGGGCTTTACGCAGCATCATGAGGGCTCGGTACCGTTCGGGCTTCAGAGTGCTCATCCGGCGGAACCAGGCTCCAAAGTATCCGGGCAGCAGGCGGTGGGGCTCGGACGCAAACTCAG AATCTGCTCGGCCACTAGATGGCGTCAGAGTGCTGGATCTGACCAG GGTTCTGGCTGGTCCGTTTGCCACCATGATCCTAGGAGACCTGGGAGCAGAGGTGATCAAGGTGGAGAGGCCAG GTGGAGGAGACGACACCAGAACCTGGGGCCCGCCGTTTGTCGCCTCAGAGAGCGTCTACTTCCTGAGCGTCAACCGGAACAAGAAG AGCATCGCAGTGGACCTGAAGCACCGCAGAGGAGCAGAGGTCATCCAGCAG cttGCAGGTGTGTGTGACGTCCTGATGGAGAACTTCCTGCCAGGGAATCTTCCTCAGTTGGGTTTAGGATACGCTGAGCTCAGCAGAATCAACCCAGGCCTCGTCTACTGCTCTGTATCAG GTTACGGCCAGACAGGCCCTCAGGCCCGGAGTCCAGGCTACGACTCCATCGCCTCGGCCGTGTCGGGGATGATGCACATCACCGGGCCGGAG GACGGGGAGCCCGTGCGTCCCGGCGTCGCCATGACGGACCTGGCCACGGGGCTGTACGCGCACGGAGCAGTCATGGCTGCCTTGCTGCACAGACAGaagacaggaagaggaagtcACATCGACTGCAACCTGCTGTCTGCTCAg GTGTCCTGCCTCAGCCACATCGCTGCCAACTACCTGAATGCAGGAAAGGAGGCCAAGCGCTGGGGGACGGCCCACGAGAGCATCGTACCGTACCAG GGCTTCAGAACCAGAGACGGACACCTGGTTCTGGCTGCAGCCAACGACAGGCAGTTTGTCACGGTGTGCCAG GTTCTGGAGCTGCAGGATCTCGCTGCCGACCCAAACTACAGAACCAACCAGCTGAGGGTCCAGAACCggaagcagctgctgcagattctGTCCCAGAG GTTCCTGCAGCAGAGctctgctgattggctgaggagGTTCCAGGGCTCAGGTGTTCCGGTCGGACCAATCAACAGCATCCAGGAAGTGTTTTCAGAGCCGCAG GTGAAACACAATGGACTGATCCAGGAGATGGAGCATCCGACGGCGGGACGGATCACCGTACCGg gtcCAGCTGTGCGCTTCAGCAGCTTCCCCCCGAGCGGGCCGACGCCCCCTCCTTTGATTGGTCAACACACAATCCAGGTGCTAAGGGACACCTTGTCCTACAGTGATGATGTCATCAAGGAGCTGCTGGAGTCCAGGGCGGTGGCTCAGAACGAAgtgttctga